CATCAAAATCCCCAATATTATAATGCATGGCAAAGATAGTTgtctttataaatttatttattctaaagTTATTTCCAGTCATGCATAGTGGGTACTGTGGATTGTGGAATCATGTATTGATTCCAAACATAAAAgattattctttaatttctatCATATAATATTGTTAATATTACTAGGATCTCCTTCTAATTTTAGGGTAATTATTTGTAATCTTCTACATATCTGGATTACTATACCAGCACTACACACTGTCTATTCACCAATACATCCATtttagggaaaaaaataaaatactttagTGATATCCCTATAATTAGTTGTGGCATATCAATCTACTCACTGATATAATTGCTATTCTTGATTATAACAAATTTGGATTGGGGGTACTAATTAAACCcaaaacacacatatatacaaaAGATCTTTGTTCCTAAAGATTGAAACCAACCCCATATTCTTATTGCCCATTATGAGTTGTGTTAAGTCAAGTTGTGAAAAGATGGCCACCATTCCATGAAAAAAGGGCAAAAAGAATATGGGATAATTAAATGGCTATGGTGCCACCAATATCACTCCATGATTTAAAATGGCCCCTTTTTGACATTTCCAAAAGTCAATGTTAAAGGCCAGAGATTCCACACCATTAATAAAACCCTAGCAACTATACATGCACATGAGATTCcctattttaaataatagacatgttttattttaaaacaaaattatgctTGGGCAAAAAATCTAAGATTTTTCTTGTGCATGAATGATTAACAAATCTTGCTGCAAACTGATAAAAGGCAAAAAGTAGAGAATGCtcattcttctctctctctaaacacCATTATCATTATATAAGTGCACAGTAAAACTCTCACACtagtatagtttttatttacaattaaaagTCAGCgccaagaaaataaatcagacCATTTCTTTCCTCGTACATACGCAGTGATCTGATGGATGATGACTGGGATCTCCACGCCGTGGTGAGAGGCTGCGCCGCCAGCTCAACAACCACTACAGtctccaccaccgccgccaccGATGCCCCTTTTCCACCTTTCCATGACAACGGCCCAAACCCCTTCGATTTTTCTGTGAATGTCGGAAACGATCCTTTCCAAGGTTTGCGAGAAATCTACCAAGAATTCTGCGGCGAGGATCCACCGCCAACctccgccgtcgccgccgccagCGTAATGCCCTCTCCGCCGCTGCCGCGTCAAGATTTCATGCAGTTCAAGCCGCCGCCGCTCCGATTGAATATGCCAATTCATGAAAATGTACGGTTTCACATAGGCTCTTCCCATCAAAATTATCCCGCCGCGATTCCGCCGCCAGTTCGGCCACGGAGAAGgtagccttttctctctctctagaaatcTCAACGAAGTAAAGGATGactgattttattatttaaaacagGAAAAACCAGCAGATGAAAATGGTGCGTCAAATGACACAAGAAGAGCTCTCCGCCGATTCATGGGCGTGGCGAAAATACGGCCAAAAACCCATCAAAGGCTCTCCATATCCGAGGTTCGAgcagaaaagataaataaacaaaacatgataagaacggacattttttattatttattttaaatattttgaaatgttgTTATTACAGAAACTACTACCGGTGCAGCACATCGAAAGGCTGCGCCGCAAGAAAGCAGGTGGAGCGGAGCCCGAACGACCCGGAGATCTTCGTGGTCTCGTACTCGGGCGAGCACACGCACCCGCGCCCGACTCACCGGAGCTCGCTCGCCGGAAGCACCCGCGCCAAGCTGGCTTCTCCGCGGCCTAAACCGGGCGGAAATGGCGCGCTTTTGTCTCAAAAGGGCCCGATGTCGGCGGCTGCGGCTTCTTCCTCTTCGTCGCCGGCGGCGGTAGCGAGTTTCTCGCCGGCGACTCCCTCGGTGGAAGGCGAAGGTGCGGCGCAGAGCGAGGACGTGAAGATGGGCGAGGGGGAAGACGGCGGCGGAGACGACGACGAGAATATAATCATGATCCCGAGCGATATGATGAACGATGATGACGACATGTTCACTGGATTTCAGGATTCCGATGGTCACTCCAGCGGCGGAGGGGACTTGTTTTCCCCTGGTTTGATGTCTTCACCGCCGTGGACGCCCACCGGATCCGCCGCCGCCACATTCAACGCCGGTGGCGGAGGAAGTCATTGATCTTTAATTTCTAGATACATTCATAGGAATCAAGGACAAGGAATATCTATCTTCCATAAATATTTCTACTATAATATATTCTAATTTGTATCTTAGCATTAAATATCTGTTTctaatttgtatattaatatttgctGAGATTATTTTTGGACTTGTCGACGACATGTACCACCGCCAcctcaaaaaattatttattagactactttaattattcattgtATAGTTTAAATAAGTGAGCAAAGTCCTCGAAAAGTATTCACATTATAAATGGGTATGATATcaaatattgtgatttttgtttctcttATAGTCCATTTTCAATAACTATATTGATATACTCCGTACATGTGCTATAAATTATGGGGAGATTTACATTAGAATTCCtccattcaattttatatattcttcTTTATTCTTATTGTTTAACTTAATACGGAGCATTCcactactttttaaaaataattctactaCTATGCATAGCTTTTTCATTTGCTCAAGGCAAAATCATCCGTTGTAGTAAATCTATATGAATACAAATTgagcatttaattaataatatatgtgGGGTTTAATATgtagtactacctccgtccatcaaaatttgtctcatttttccatttccgtccgtcccccaaaatttgtttcatttcacttttaccatttttgatagtgaacctcatattccactaactcattcttactcacattttattataaaactaatatataaaagtaggacccacagtccactaactttttcaatccactttccattacatgtcttaaaactcatgccgggtcaaagtgggacaaattttgatgGACGGAGGTAACATGTGTTATAATCATTATGGACAATGATAAGACAAAGTCAGAAGCTTATCAAACTCATATGGGCAATGTTCATAACTCAGTTTTTTCTACTAACGAGATGATCTCAAAACTAAGTTATTGTCTCTCAAATTACATACACAAGATGATGTCCTCAAACCACTTTTgatgtttcaaattttagaagATTTTTTGCTCCACATGCAAGAAGTGGTTTGTCGAATTACAAAAGAGAGGTGCTCATAACTCAATCCAGGcatttgaaactaaaaaattagaCGACTTATAACTTTACATAAACAATacgaaaataatactccatgtaaaATTAACAATTGTTGAATAGAGAAAGTACAATTCATACAAACGAAATTGAATAGATTAATAGAATGTTTTGGGAGCAGGCATCAAATCGAATATATAGAGTGGGGAATCACACGGTTTTCACGAAGGAGACAACACTAATTTACCCACTCAAATCCAAAGATCCCTCTTTTGTCCGTTTATAATATTCTAATCcccactaatttatttatattaatgttaatttattCCCAAAGATAGCAGGTGGAAGCCTTTCATTTTGCCCACTTTTTATTACCAAGATATCATACATTATTAACAGATTTTGTCTTGTCCTCATAGCTCCTGTTCTTTGGCATTATTTGCTCCTCCTTTTGTAGATTATTTGTAATACATTAGATTACTATGGAGAacttttttggttttaaatttatggACTGATACTACTATAAACTAATTTGGCATTCAACACACTAATCTAATTTGTGGTTTCAttgataaaaacataaaagatacagaattaatttttgtatatgaatttaatgttttaatttgtactaattaacaatactttaatatatcaattatttattgtgaACTGTGAATTATTATCAATATGAATTgttaaatgagaaaaaagaatgTAGGCATCCATCCAGCCTCTTCTCCCCATTGACAATGCCTGTACTGTAGTCTAAAAGGGCCCATTTATTTAGCCCAATGGAAGTGTGATTTgatcaacaacaaaattgTTACTGTTTCAATGTATGGTAGTATGGTGTATGCATCCAAGAAATTTTCACTAACCAATATAAAGAAAATCCAATTACCGGCGagttgtttaatttgttgacaactcaaaatagcaaaatggaTCTTAGTTCGTGTACTaagagaattaaaaaaaaaaaaacaagaaaacgCTACCGTTTTGTTGTAgcataaacaataaataaataaaggtaTAATTAGACTTAAAGTTAAAAGGGTGAATGTACAAAAATGACAGAATAAGTTAGTTTTATTGCAGCCCATTAGTATACTGTactattctttaattttgcaaGATTTAATTACACTTAAAAGGGTgtacaaaaatgacaaaataaattagtactactacgtATTTTTATTGCAGCCCAATTTTGCAAGATCTAACTGTATTTGCACTTTCGGTGTGAAATTACCAATTACACCCCTTTAAATTTGCACTAATTACAAAAAACTGTTAATGAGTGGCTAATAGACATACAGATACCTATATGTAAATGCATATCTCCGCAAGTCGTCGTCTACTCTTCATTCACTAATCAATCCACAGTTTGGAGATAATCCCCATCAATGGCGTCTTCCGATCTGGAGAGGAAGGCGAAAGAGGCTTTCATCGATGACCACTTCGAGCTCGCCGTTGACCTCTACACTGAAGCCATTGCGCTGAGCCCTACCGCCGCCGAGCTCTTCGCAGACCGCGCTCAAGCCAATATCAAACTCCGAAACTTCACTGGTAATCTCAAATACTAGAAGCAATTATCAAATCTTTCGTTTATACTGCTATTTCTGAGAACTCTCCGAGTTTAATGGAGTTGAGTTGTGCTATTGATTGCAACAATTACTGTAGAATTGTCATTTTATATTCGCCCTCTTTTATCGGTAGGGGTTTATGGTTTGGGGCTGCCTGCGGTGGACAGTAAATGTGTATAGAAAAGGGAAGTAGTTCGGCTCTATTggagtttaattttatataaatgtgATTGGGATGTTTTCTGGTTTGTTGACCCGAAACATGATAGAACGAGTTGGGTTGTTGAAGCCTTGGGGATTTTGAGTGCATTGGCAGTTTTGCACTTGAAGATATGTCATTCTCTTGAAAAGATGCAATTCTAGTTCTTAAATTTGCACTTAATTGACTTTGAAATCAGTTAACGATAGCTGTTGATATTTCTAGTTTTTAATCTAAGGCAATGACTTATTGCTTCCAAA
The genomic region above belongs to Salvia hispanica cultivar TCC Black 2014 chromosome 3, UniMelb_Shisp_WGS_1.0, whole genome shotgun sequence and contains:
- the LOC125212933 gene encoding probable WRKY transcription factor 27 — its product is MDDDWDLHAVVRGCAASSTTTTVSTTAATDAPFPPFHDNGPNPFDFSVNVGNDPFQGLREIYQEFCGEDPPPTSAVAAASVMPSPPLPRQDFMQFKPPPLRLNMPIHENVRFHIGSSHQNYPAAIPPPVRPRRRKNQQMKMVRQMTQEELSADSWAWRKYGQKPIKGSPYPRNYYRCSTSKGCAARKQVERSPNDPEIFVVSYSGEHTHPRPTHRSSLAGSTRAKLASPRPKPGGNGALLSQKGPMSAAAASSSSSPAAVASFSPATPSVEGEGAAQSEDVKMGEGEDGGGDDDENIIMIPSDMMNDDDDMFTGFQDSDGHSSGGGDLFSPGLMSSPPWTPTGSAAATFNAGGGGSH